In one window of Mobula hypostoma chromosome 1, sMobHyp1.1, whole genome shotgun sequence DNA:
- the LOC134345167 gene encoding uncharacterized protein C14orf132, translating to MDLSFMAAQIPVMTGAFMDSPIDECNAEFSLFNSSTNVNDAPSAPNQLEEPTPPSNDAIWLWIAIIATIGNVVVVGVVYAFTF from the coding sequence ATCCCTGTTATGACAGGTGCCTTCATGGATTCACCCATCGACGAATGCAATGCCGAGTTCTCTCTCTTTAATTCCTCAACCAATGTGAATGATGCACCCTCAGCTCCAAATCAGCTCGAGGAACCAACTCCACCCTCCAATGATGCCATCTGGTTATGGATTGCAATTATAGCCACCATTGGTAATGTTGTGGTGGTTGGTGTTGTATATGCCTTCACATTCTAG